In Actinoplanes sp. NBC_00393, a single genomic region encodes these proteins:
- a CDS encoding AMP-binding protein, which translates to MSLLAALHDDTDRADAVTTPDGALSRHELLGQAAGVAAEIAGAPIVAVHATPTRATVTAITGALLAGVPVVPVPPDAGELERAHILRDSGATLLLSDDAGAAGSPGVPIMPLTGVRPGSVPPEPDAQRPALVLYTSGTTGLPKGVVISRSAIAADLDGLAEIWQWTAGDTLVHGLPLYHVHGLVLGLLGPLRHGSPLIHTGKPTPQAYAAAGGSLYFGVPTVWSRIAGAPDAARALSAARLLVSGSAPLPVPVFDTLLQLTGQAPVERYGMTETLITISTRATGDRRPGHVGLPLPGVGTRLVDESGAELPADGATIGHLQVNGPTLLKGYLRDGGLAPAGLVDGWFPTGDVATIGADGWHRIVGRASTDLIKTGGYRVGAGEVEDTLLLHPAVREAAVIGTPHADLGEQITAFVVADPVSPDELIQFVAQRLAAHKRPRVVHLVDQLPRNAMGKVQKKQLTAG; encoded by the coding sequence ATGAGCCTGCTGGCCGCCCTGCACGACGACACCGACCGCGCCGACGCCGTCACCACCCCCGACGGCGCGCTCTCCCGCCACGAGCTGCTCGGGCAGGCCGCCGGGGTGGCCGCCGAGATCGCCGGGGCGCCGATCGTCGCCGTCCACGCCACCCCCACCCGGGCCACCGTCACCGCGATCACCGGGGCGCTGCTGGCCGGCGTGCCCGTCGTGCCGGTGCCACCCGACGCCGGCGAACTGGAGCGCGCCCACATCCTGCGGGACTCCGGCGCCACCCTGCTGCTGTCCGACGATGCGGGGGCGGCGGGCTCGCCCGGCGTACCGATCATGCCGTTGACCGGCGTGCGGCCCGGCAGCGTGCCACCCGAACCGGATGCGCAGCGCCCGGCCCTGGTGCTCTACACCAGCGGGACCACGGGCCTGCCCAAGGGCGTGGTGATCTCCCGCTCCGCGATCGCCGCCGACCTCGACGGCCTCGCCGAGATCTGGCAGTGGACCGCCGGCGACACCCTGGTGCACGGGTTGCCGCTGTACCACGTACACGGCCTGGTCCTCGGCCTGCTCGGCCCGCTGCGGCACGGCTCCCCGCTGATCCACACCGGCAAACCGACCCCGCAGGCGTACGCCGCCGCCGGCGGCAGCCTGTACTTCGGCGTCCCCACCGTCTGGTCCCGGATCGCCGGCGCCCCCGACGCCGCCCGCGCCCTCAGCGCCGCCCGGCTGCTCGTCTCCGGCAGCGCCCCGCTGCCGGTGCCGGTCTTCGACACGCTGCTTCAGCTCACCGGCCAGGCCCCCGTCGAGCGTTACGGCATGACCGAAACCCTGATCACGATCAGCACCCGCGCCACCGGCGACCGCCGTCCCGGCCACGTCGGCCTGCCGCTGCCCGGCGTCGGCACCCGGCTGGTCGACGAATCCGGCGCCGAACTGCCCGCCGACGGCGCCACCATCGGCCACCTGCAGGTCAACGGCCCCACCCTGCTCAAGGGATACCTGCGCGACGGCGGCCTCGCGCCGGCCGGCCTGGTCGACGGCTGGTTCCCCACCGGCGACGTCGCCACCATCGGCGCGGACGGCTGGCACCGCATCGTCGGCCGCGCCTCCACCGACCTGATCAAGACCGGCGGCTACCGGGTGGGCGCCGGGGAGGTCGAGGACACCCTGCTCCTGCACCCCGCCGTCCGCGAGGCCGCGGTGATCGGCACCCCGCATGCCGACCTGGGTGAACAGATCACCGCCTTCGTCGTCGCCGACCCGGTCAGCCCGGACGAGCTGATCCAGTTCGTCGCGCAGCGTCTCGCCGCCCACAAGCGCCCCCGCGTCGTCCACCTGGTCGACCAGCTGCCCCGCAACGCCATGGGCAAGGTGCAGAAGAAGCAGCTCACGGCCGGCTGA
- a CDS encoding acetyl-CoA C-acetyltransferase — MTTEAFIYDAVRTPRGRGKKTGSLYGVKPISLVVGLIDELRRRYPTVDPADIEDVVLGVVSPLGDQGSDIAKTAAIAAGLPYETAGVQLNRFCGSGLEAVNVAAQKIRSGWEDLVLAGGVESMSRVPMGSDGGAWALDPETSLNTDFIPQGISADLIATMDGYSRTDVDTFALGSQQKAAKAWQNGYFDKSVVPVRDRNGLLILDRDEHIRADSTLEGLGNLPASFAVIGDQGGFDAVALQKYHWVEKINHVHSPGNSSGIVDGAALVMIGSEAAGQRAGITPRARIVAAALSGADPTIMLTGPAPAARKALAKAGLTVDDLDLVEINEAFAAVVLHFIDDLKLDPEIVNVNGGAIAMGHPLGATGAMILGTLVDELERRGGRYGLATLCIGGGMGIATIVERL; from the coding sequence ATGACTACCGAGGCCTTCATCTACGATGCCGTGCGGACCCCGCGCGGACGAGGCAAAAAGACCGGCTCGCTGTACGGGGTGAAACCCATCTCCCTGGTCGTCGGCCTCATCGACGAACTGCGGCGGCGCTACCCGACCGTGGATCCGGCCGACATCGAGGACGTCGTGCTCGGCGTCGTCTCCCCACTCGGGGACCAGGGCTCCGACATCGCCAAGACCGCCGCGATCGCCGCCGGTCTGCCGTACGAGACGGCCGGTGTCCAGCTCAACCGCTTCTGCGGCTCCGGTCTGGAGGCGGTCAACGTGGCCGCCCAGAAGATCCGCTCCGGCTGGGAGGACCTGGTCCTCGCCGGCGGTGTCGAGTCGATGTCGCGGGTGCCGATGGGCTCCGACGGCGGCGCCTGGGCGCTCGACCCGGAGACCAGCCTGAACACCGACTTCATCCCGCAGGGCATCAGCGCCGACCTGATCGCCACCATGGACGGTTACTCCCGCACCGACGTCGACACCTTCGCCCTGGGCTCGCAGCAGAAGGCGGCGAAGGCCTGGCAGAACGGGTATTTCGACAAGTCCGTGGTGCCGGTCCGCGACCGCAACGGCCTGCTCATCCTGGACCGTGACGAGCACATCCGCGCCGACTCCACCCTGGAGGGTCTGGGCAACCTGCCGGCGTCCTTCGCGGTCATCGGCGACCAGGGCGGCTTCGACGCGGTGGCGCTGCAGAAGTACCACTGGGTCGAGAAGATCAACCACGTGCACTCGCCGGGCAACTCCTCCGGCATCGTCGACGGCGCCGCGCTCGTCATGATCGGCTCGGAGGCCGCCGGGCAGCGCGCAGGCATCACCCCGCGCGCCCGGATCGTCGCGGCCGCGCTCAGCGGCGCCGACCCGACGATCATGCTGACCGGCCCGGCGCCGGCCGCCCGCAAGGCTCTCGCGAAGGCCGGGCTCACCGTCGACGACCTCGACCTCGTCGAGATCAACGAGGCGTTCGCCGCGGTCGTGCTGCACTTCATCGACGACCTGAAACTCGACCCCGAGATCGTCAACGTCAACGGCGGCGCGATCGCCATGGGTCACCCGCTCGGCGCCACCGGCGCCATGATCCTCGGCACCCTCGTCGACGAGCTGGAGCGGCGCGGCGGGCGGTACGGCCTGGCCACCCTCTGCATCGGCGGCGGCATGGGCATCGCCACGATCGTCGAACGGCTCTGA
- a CDS encoding ABC transporter ATP-binding protein: MSDRARWRDLRRLTRGYRRWIAVAAGLSLLGSALALAQPLLAGRAVDAAAGGRMPWPVFVALAGLFGAQAAALALARYVQAHTGETMTRDLRRALTGHLLRVRLSVLDRLRTGDVIARACGDTTVVKTLVAQSLGTGLAGVIGLAAIVVLLAWLDPWLLALVAVLFGVAVGSLLMVVRRLRVASRTAQTAEGTLLADLERVLGGMRTVRACRAEPVESQRLRSSAGRAYRENLRMAGLIALSGPTNDLAVSGAFLAVLMVGATRVAAGETTLGRLVAFTLAMTYLSAPIYEIFQAVSAVQQGSGALHRINEVLALPVERDRPVGVVPVGGGEPPVLEFRGVWFGYDQARPVLCGISFAVPARGQVALVGPSGAGKSTIFALAERFYEPDHGQVLVRGRFLPYERHRAVVGLVEQDCPLLAGTLRENLLYGAGPTTDDEVTRVLAMTGLTAVVAALPHGLDTPVGERGGRLSGGQRQRVAIARCLLSRPAVILLDEPTAHLDPDGERALAAALREVAQVCALVVIAHRFSTVRSAERVLVVDGGVVSADGTHEELLRSSPYYRRLAAGVPAQRHRAFS, from the coding sequence TTGTCCGATCGGGCCCGCTGGCGGGATCTGCGGAGGCTGACCCGCGGCTATCGGCGCTGGATCGCGGTGGCGGCGGGGCTGAGCCTGCTCGGTTCGGCGCTGGCGCTGGCCCAGCCGCTGCTGGCCGGCCGGGCGGTGGACGCTGCCGCTGGTGGGCGGATGCCGTGGCCGGTGTTCGTGGCGCTGGCCGGGCTGTTCGGGGCACAGGCCGCGGCGCTCGCGCTGGCCCGTTATGTGCAGGCGCACACCGGGGAGACGATGACGCGGGATCTGCGGCGGGCTCTCACCGGGCATCTGCTGAGGGTGCGGTTGTCCGTTCTGGATCGGTTACGCACCGGTGATGTGATTGCCCGGGCGTGCGGCGACACCACGGTGGTGAAGACCCTCGTCGCGCAGAGTCTGGGCACCGGGCTGGCCGGGGTGATCGGCCTGGCGGCCATCGTGGTGCTGCTGGCCTGGCTGGATCCGTGGCTGCTGGCGCTGGTGGCGGTGCTGTTCGGGGTAGCGGTCGGCAGCCTGCTGATGGTGGTGCGGCGGCTGCGGGTGGCGTCGCGCACCGCGCAGACCGCGGAGGGCACGCTGCTCGCGGATCTGGAGCGGGTGCTGGGTGGGATGCGTACGGTGCGCGCGTGCCGCGCCGAGCCGGTCGAGTCGCAGCGCCTGCGGAGTTCGGCGGGCCGCGCCTACCGGGAGAACCTGCGGATGGCCGGCCTGATCGCGCTGAGCGGCCCGACCAACGACCTGGCGGTGAGCGGCGCGTTCCTGGCGGTGCTGATGGTCGGCGCGACCCGGGTGGCGGCCGGTGAGACGACGCTGGGCCGCCTGGTCGCGTTCACCCTGGCCATGACGTATCTGTCGGCGCCGATCTACGAGATCTTCCAGGCGGTGAGCGCGGTGCAGCAGGGCTCCGGGGCGCTGCACCGGATCAACGAGGTGCTCGCCCTGCCGGTGGAGCGGGACCGGCCGGTCGGTGTGGTGCCGGTCGGCGGCGGCGAGCCGCCGGTGCTGGAGTTCCGCGGGGTGTGGTTCGGCTACGACCAGGCGCGGCCGGTGCTGTGCGGGATCAGCTTCGCGGTGCCGGCCCGCGGGCAGGTGGCGCTGGTCGGCCCGTCCGGCGCGGGCAAGTCGACGATCTTCGCGCTGGCCGAGCGGTTCTACGAGCCGGACCACGGGCAGGTGCTGGTGCGCGGCCGGTTCCTGCCCTACGAGCGGCATCGCGCGGTGGTCGGCCTGGTCGAGCAGGACTGTCCGCTGCTGGCCGGCACGCTGCGCGAGAACCTGCTGTACGGCGCCGGCCCGACCACCGACGACGAGGTCACCCGGGTGCTGGCGATGACCGGCCTGACCGCGGTGGTGGCGGCCCTGCCGCACGGCCTGGACACCCCGGTCGGCGAGCGCGGCGGGCGGCTCTCCGGTGGGCAGCGGCAGCGGGTGGCGATCGCCCGGTGCCTGCTGTCGCGGCCCGCGGTGATCTTGCTGGACGAGCCGACCGCGCACCTGGACCCGGACGGCGAGCGGGCCCTGGCGGCGGCGTTGCGGGAGGTGGCGCAGGTGTGCGCGCTGGTGGTGATCGCGCACCGGTTCTCCACGGTCCGGTCGGCGGAACGGGTGCTGGTCGTTGACGGCGGGGTGGTCTCGGCGGACGGCACGCACGAGGAGTTGCTGCGCTCCAGCCCGTACTACCGCAGGCTGGCGGCCGGGGTGCCGGCGCAGCGCCACCGGGCGTTCTCGTGA
- a CDS encoding PIG-L family deacetylase, producing MKQISDLGTILGVWAHPDDEAYLSGGLMALARDAGSRVVCVTATHGERGTADPLRWPPDRLAAQRTTELRDCLDVLGVTEHHWLGYRDGECARVPSSGAVARLCDLIDEIRPDTVVTFGPDGQTGHPDHQAVGRWTAAAVDWAAPARTRLLQSAVTGDWARQWRIVNERFDVFAPGYPVTRRDNELSLRLSLDPGTLARKVKALTAQSTQTAGLIAAMGEDQYAAWVAEEAFTEGVPAPLVCERCWWDHENARWRCAGTPAASLR from the coding sequence ATGAAGCAGATCAGTGACCTCGGCACCATCCTCGGCGTGTGGGCCCACCCGGACGACGAGGCCTACCTTTCCGGCGGGCTGATGGCTCTGGCCCGTGACGCCGGCTCGCGGGTGGTGTGCGTCACCGCCACCCACGGCGAACGGGGCACCGCCGACCCGCTGCGCTGGCCACCGGACCGGCTGGCCGCGCAGCGCACCACCGAACTGCGTGACTGCCTCGACGTCCTCGGTGTCACCGAGCACCATTGGCTCGGCTACCGCGACGGCGAGTGTGCGCGGGTGCCGTCCAGCGGCGCCGTCGCCCGGCTCTGCGATCTGATCGACGAGATCCGCCCGGACACCGTCGTCACGTTCGGCCCGGACGGGCAGACCGGCCACCCCGACCATCAGGCTGTGGGCCGCTGGACCGCCGCCGCGGTCGACTGGGCGGCGCCGGCACGCACCCGGCTGCTGCAGTCCGCGGTGACCGGCGACTGGGCCCGGCAGTGGCGCATCGTCAACGAGCGCTTCGACGTCTTCGCCCCCGGATATCCGGTCACCCGGCGCGATAACGAACTGTCCCTGCGCCTCAGCCTCGACCCGGGCACCCTGGCCCGCAAGGTGAAGGCGCTGACCGCGCAGAGCACCCAGACCGCCGGGCTGATCGCCGCGATGGGCGAGGACCAGTACGCCGCCTGGGTCGCCGAGGAGGCGTTCACCGAGGGCGTCCCGGCCCCGCTGGTCTGCGAACGCTGCTGGTGGGATCACGAGAACGCCCGGTGGCGCTGCGCCGGCACCCCGGCCGCCAGCCTGCGGTAG
- a CDS encoding phosphotransferase yields the protein MPASWPNATATGSPRRRCCWPRPRQGRSSPDRQPHGLRLLIMCEEHELPGGRADLRPAAAVWVPAVDALLQHLADAGFDGAPTPDGKLPGDPLGKQRPWPQWVHDDDTLWQVAQWMREYHAAVADFVPPADAKWRKGGTWEPGLIIGHNDAVPANVAYADGRLTGFVGWEFAGPVTREADLAFAAFAWVPLTARGVAEAEGFTAFADRPRRLRMFLDAYGWRGTVRQIVHEVRDRISASIHDIRRLAAGGDTGCQEMIEDGYDRELATAVKELATFPR from the coding sequence GTGCCCGCGAGCTGGCCGAACGCTACGGCGACCGGTTCACCCCGCCGCCGTTGCTGCTGGCCAAGGCCGAGGCAGGGGAGGTCTTCGCCTGATCGGCAACCGCACGGTCTACGGTTGTTGATCATGTGCGAGGAACACGAGTTACCCGGCGGCCGGGCGGATCTCCGCCCGGCCGCCGCTGTGTGGGTCCCCGCGGTCGACGCGTTACTGCAGCATCTGGCGGACGCCGGGTTCGACGGCGCGCCGACCCCGGACGGCAAGCTCCCCGGCGACCCGCTCGGCAAACAGCGGCCCTGGCCGCAGTGGGTGCACGACGACGACACCCTCTGGCAGGTCGCCCAGTGGATGCGCGAATATCACGCCGCCGTCGCCGATTTCGTCCCGCCCGCCGACGCGAAGTGGCGCAAGGGCGGCACCTGGGAACCCGGCCTGATCATCGGCCACAACGACGCCGTACCGGCCAATGTGGCCTATGCCGACGGCCGGCTCACCGGTTTCGTCGGCTGGGAGTTCGCCGGGCCGGTCACCCGCGAGGCCGACCTGGCCTTCGCCGCCTTCGCCTGGGTGCCGCTCACCGCCCGCGGCGTGGCCGAGGCGGAAGGGTTCACCGCCTTCGCCGACCGGCCGCGCCGGCTGCGGATGTTCCTCGACGCGTACGGCTGGCGCGGCACCGTCCGCCAGATCGTGCACGAGGTCCGCGACCGGATCAGCGCATCCATCCACGACATCCGCCGCCTGGCCGCCGGCGGCGACACCGGCTGCCAGGAGATGATCGAGGACGGCTACGACCGGGAGCTCGCCACCGCCGTCAAGGAACTCGCCACTTTCCCGCGCTAG
- a CDS encoding 3-hydroxyacyl-CoA dehydrogenase NAD-binding domain-containing protein, whose protein sequence is MTETIRWNREDDGVVILTLDDPNSGANTMNSDYVRSMGATVSRLEAERDQITGVIITSAKKSWFAGGNLEDLRSVGPDQGGDAFALSNEVKGQLRRLEKLGRPVVAALNGSALGGGLELALATHHRIALNNPRLEVGLPEVTLGLLPAGGGVVRTVRLLGLFTALTQVLLKGTRHKLAAAKEIGLIDEIVDSPDELITAARAWIAANPNAVQPWDTKGYKIPGGTPATPALAAQLPAFPANLRKQLKGAPYPAPRNILSAAVEGAQVDVDTAFIIESRYFVELVTGPIAKNMISAFFFDLAKVNNRDVGEVPPITKVAVLGAGMMGAAIAYVCARSGLPVVLRDVSLDGAKRGKGYSEKLVAKDVGRGRISQEKGQALLDLITPTDQVADLAGADVVIEAVFEDPALKHKVFAEIEGVVAPDALLCSNTSTLPITLLAEGVRRQTDFIGLHFFSPVDKMPLVEVIKGEKTSELTVRRALAVVQRLRKTPIVVNDSRGFFTSRVIGTFTNEGIALLAEGVPPASIEQASNQAGYPAPVLQLMDELTLTLPRKIRKEYQAAADAAGIPWESHPADEVIDRMIDEFGRPGRSGGAGFYEYTDGKRTGLWPGLAAFGTPEGRSIPFEDLKERMLFIEAIETVKCLDEGVLTSVPEANIGSILGIGYPGWTGGVLQYINQYEGGLPGFVARARELAERYGDRFTPPPLLLAKAEAGEVFA, encoded by the coding sequence ATGACTGAGACCATCCGCTGGAACCGCGAGGACGACGGCGTCGTCATCCTCACCCTCGACGATCCGAACTCCGGCGCCAACACCATGAACAGCGACTACGTGCGCAGCATGGGGGCGACCGTCAGCCGGCTGGAGGCCGAGCGCGATCAGATCACCGGTGTGATCATCACGTCGGCGAAGAAGTCCTGGTTCGCCGGCGGCAACCTCGAGGACCTGCGCTCGGTCGGCCCGGACCAGGGCGGCGACGCGTTCGCCCTGTCCAACGAGGTCAAGGGACAGCTGCGCCGGCTGGAGAAGCTGGGCCGGCCGGTCGTGGCCGCACTCAACGGCTCGGCGCTGGGCGGCGGCCTGGAGCTGGCGCTGGCCACCCATCACCGGATCGCGCTGAACAATCCCCGGCTGGAGGTCGGCCTGCCCGAGGTCACCCTCGGCCTGCTGCCGGCCGGGGGCGGCGTCGTGCGTACCGTGCGGCTGCTCGGCCTGTTCACCGCGCTCACTCAGGTGCTGCTCAAGGGCACCCGGCACAAGCTCGCCGCCGCCAAGGAGATCGGCCTGATCGACGAGATCGTCGACAGCCCGGACGAGCTGATCACCGCCGCCCGCGCCTGGATCGCGGCGAACCCGAACGCGGTGCAGCCGTGGGACACCAAGGGCTACAAGATCCCCGGCGGCACCCCGGCCACCCCGGCGCTCGCCGCGCAGCTGCCGGCCTTCCCGGCCAACCTGCGCAAGCAGCTCAAGGGCGCGCCCTACCCGGCGCCGCGCAACATCCTGTCGGCCGCCGTCGAAGGCGCCCAGGTCGATGTGGACACCGCGTTCATCATCGAGAGCCGCTACTTCGTCGAGCTGGTCACCGGGCCGATCGCCAAGAACATGATCTCGGCGTTCTTCTTCGACTTGGCCAAGGTCAACAACCGGGACGTCGGCGAGGTGCCGCCGATCACCAAGGTCGCGGTGCTGGGCGCGGGCATGATGGGCGCGGCGATCGCGTACGTCTGCGCCCGCTCCGGCCTGCCGGTGGTGCTGCGCGACGTCTCCCTGGACGGCGCGAAGCGTGGCAAGGGCTACTCGGAGAAGCTTGTCGCCAAGGACGTCGGCCGCGGCCGGATCAGCCAGGAGAAGGGCCAGGCCCTGCTCGACCTGATCACCCCGACCGACCAGGTCGCCGACCTGGCCGGGGCGGACGTGGTGATCGAGGCGGTCTTCGAGGACCCGGCGCTCAAGCACAAGGTGTTCGCCGAGATCGAGGGCGTGGTCGCCCCGGACGCGCTGCTCTGCTCCAACACCTCGACGCTGCCGATCACGCTGCTCGCCGAGGGTGTGCGCCGGCAGACCGACTTCATCGGCCTGCACTTCTTCTCGCCGGTCGACAAGATGCCGCTGGTCGAGGTGATCAAGGGCGAGAAGACCAGCGAGCTCACCGTACGCCGGGCGCTCGCCGTGGTGCAGCGGCTGCGCAAGACGCCGATCGTGGTCAACGACAGCCGCGGCTTCTTCACCAGCCGGGTGATCGGCACCTTCACCAACGAGGGCATCGCCCTGCTCGCCGAGGGCGTTCCGCCGGCCAGCATCGAGCAGGCCAGCAACCAGGCCGGTTACCCGGCCCCGGTGCTGCAGCTGATGGACGAGCTCACCCTCACCCTGCCCCGCAAGATCCGCAAGGAGTACCAGGCTGCCGCCGACGCGGCCGGCATCCCGTGGGAGTCGCACCCGGCGGACGAGGTCATCGACCGGATGATCGACGAGTTCGGCCGGCCGGGCCGGTCCGGCGGGGCCGGCTTCTACGAGTACACCGACGGCAAGCGCACCGGGCTCTGGCCGGGCCTGGCCGCCTTCGGCACGCCCGAGGGCCGGTCCATCCCGTTCGAGGATCTCAAGGAACGGATGCTGTTCATCGAGGCGATCGAAACGGTCAAATGCCTCGACGAGGGTGTGCTGACCTCGGTGCCGGAGGCCAACATCGGCTCCATCCTCGGCATCGGCTACCCGGGCTGGACCGGTGGTGTGCTGCAGTACATCAACCAGTACGAGGGCGGGCTCCCCGGCTTCGTGGCCCGTGCCCGCGAGCTGGCCGAACGCTACGGCGACCGGTTCACCCCGCCGCCGTTGCTGCTGGCCAAGGCCGAGGCAGGGGAGGTCTTCGCCTGA